The genomic window GAGTGGCGACCTCCGAGCGGCCTCGCTCGGACTGCGAGCGATCGACGGCGTCGGCGAGCAGCGCGCCCGGACGCTCCGGGAGGCCGGGTACCCCGACCGCGAAGCGCTCGCGAAGGCGGACGTCGCGACCCTCGCGGATCTCGACGACCTCGCTCGCTCGACGGCAACGAGCATCGTCAACTGTGCGCGGGCGTTCGAAGCCGGACGGGTTCGCCGCAGGACCGACGAGCGACTCCCCGGCCCCGAACCGATCTTCGTCGACATAGAGACCGACGGCCTCTCACCGTCGACGGCGTGGCTGATCGGGGTGCTCGACAGGGAGGCCGATCAGCCGTATCGCTCGTTCCTGGCAGCCGATCCCGACCGGCCGGTCGAAGCGCTCGAATCGTTCTGCGCGTGGTACGCGGAGCGCGTCGATCAGGGTTCCCAGCGGCCACTCGTCGCGTACAACGGTCAGCCGTTCGACTTCCCCGTCCTCGCCGAACTGATCGAGATGCACTGCCCGGAGTACCGTACCGTCTGGGCCGACGCCTGGACGTTCGACCCCTACGCCTGGGCGATTCGAGACGGCAATGCGTCGTTCCCGGCGCGGACGAATCGGCTCGAGGACGTGGCCACGGCGCTGGGCTTCGACGACGGTGAAACGACGAAACACGCCAACGCACTGCCCCTGGACGGCGCGGAGGTCGCCAGAGTCTACCGAACGTGGCAGGCCGACCCCTCGCCGGAAACCGAGCCGGACTGGGAAGCGCTCGAAGCCTACTGCGAGGCAGACGTGCGGGCACTGGCGCACGTCTACGACGCGATCGACGCGGCGGATCGAACGGCAGGAGACTCCGGTGGAGCAGTTCGCGAACCGACGGCCGAGACGACCCAGGGGAGCCTGGGTGACTTCTGAGATGTACGAAACCGACGCCAGCGCGGCGCTGCTCGAACGCTGCCGACGCGACGAGATCGTGCATCCCGATTACGGGGGCTACTGCATCGAGGGCGTGCCGGGAACTGCTGCCGGCGTCCTCGGCGTCGACGTCGGTCAGCCCGATCCGAGCGGCGTCTCCGACGTCAGCGCGTCCCTCCCCGCCGAAACCCTCGGCGGTGCAGTGGGCGCGTCCTCACCTGCGGAAGCCCACTCCGACGTCTCCCACCCCGACCTCTCCCAGGTCGTCGTCCTCGTCATCGATGGGCTGGGCTGGCATCGGTTCCACCGGGACGCGTCCGATCGTCGATTCGTCGGCCGATTCCTCGAACGGGGATCCGTCACGCCGTTGACCTCGGTGTTGCCGTCCTCGACCGGCGCCGCGATCCCGACGCTCCACACCGGCGCTCCGCCAGCCGAGCACGGGGTCCTGGGATGGGACGTCCGGCTTCCCGAGCACGACGCGATCGTCGAGGCGTTCCCGCACGCCGTCCGCGACGGAGTCGAGGAGACGACGCCGCCGATTCCCCCGAGCGGGGTCGTTCGGTCGGAACCCATCTATCCGGCCCTGGAAGCTGCCGACGTCGAAACCAGGGTAGTGCAACCGGCTGGCACGCTGGGGACGGCCTACGCGAACGCCACGTTCCGCGGCGCGACCCAGGTCCCGTACGACGGGATCGAAGACGGTGCGGAGGTGCTCCGGTCGGTGCTCGAATCCAGCGCGGGGCCGTCGTACACCTACGTCTACGTCCCGGACGTCGACGCGGTGAGCCACACCAGCGGCTCGGATTCGGCCGCGTACCACGAGGTGCTCGAGACGGTCTGTTCGGCACTCGCCCGCGCACTCTACGACGACCTCGACGCTGCGACCGCCAGGGAGACGCTTCTGCTGGTCACCGCCGACCACGGCTTCGTCGATTTCGACCCCGGGCCCGAAGGCTGTCTCGACCCCACCACGATCCAGGCCGTCGCCGATGCCCTCGAGCGACGCCCGAACGGCGACCCCGTCCCGCCGTGGGGCGACTACCGCGTCAGTCACCTCGCGGTGCGCGACGGTGAGCGAGCGACGGTCCGGCGGACGCTCGAGGCACGCGGCGCGATCGTTTTCGACGACGAGACCGTAACCGACGTGGAACTCTTCGGGCCGGCTCCGTCGTCAGCATTCCAGCGCCGGTGCGGTGATCTCGTCTGTACGCATCCCGAGCGGAAGATCGTGCATCCGGCTGCAGAGCGGATCGTGCCCAAGATCGGGATGCACGGCGGGCCGACGGCGCGTGAGCTACTGGTTCCCTTCGCCGCGGCGAGGGTGTCCCGCCTTCGATGTGAGAACGAATGACCGAGTACGACGGCTCCGATGCCGACCGACGGAACGGTGGCTGGAGCGAACACGCGGAGATCCTCGACCCCGCGCACTTCGAGGCGCGCTTCCCGGACTACGACGACCAGATCGTCCACACCCGGACCCAGCCCGCCGAATCCGCCGAGACTGTTCCGGCCGCCGACGTTCTCCCGAGCGACCTCGCCGACCGACTCGGCCACGACCTCTACGCCCACCAGGCCGACGCGATCGAGCGACTCCGCGACGGCGAGAACGTCGCGGTCGCCACCCCGACGGCGTCGGGCAAAACGCTCGTCTACGCACTCTACGTCGCCCTCCGGAAGCGTGCGGATCCCGACGCTCGCGCGATCGTCTGCTACCCGACGAAGGCACTCGCTCGGGACCAGCGGGCCTCGATCGCCGACCTGTACCGACGACTCGGACTCGATTTCGAGGTCGCGGTCTACGACGGTGACACGCCCGGCCATCGTCGCCCGGAAATCCGCGAGAACGCCGACGTCGTCATGACGAACGCCGCTGGCCTCAACGTCTACCTCGCCCACCACACGCAGTGGCGGGAGTGCTTCGGGAACTGCGCGTTGCTCGTGATCGACGAGGCCCACGCCGCGTCCGGGATCCACGGCATGCACGTCGCGTGGGTCCTGCGCCGTCTCCGCCGCGTCCTCGATTTCTACGACGCCGACCCGCGGATCGTCTGCACGTCCGCGACGATCGGGAATCCCGCGGAACACGCGCTCCGATTGACCGGGGAGGAGCACGCGGTGGTCGACGCGGACGGCAGCCCACACGGTCGCCGGGAGATCGCGTTCTGGAAGCCGCCGCTGGAAGACGACCTCGGCGAGGACTACGGCATGGACGAGTACCTCGGTGCGGTCAAGCGTGCGGGCGCTGCAACCGGCGAGATCGTGGCCCACCTCGGGCTTCACGGCGTGCAGACGCTCGCGTTCTCTCGCTCCCGGCAGGGGACGGAACTGACGGCGAAGGGCGCGGAGCGAGCGGCCAGTGATCACCCTGCAGGTGGCGGATCCGGAGCCGGTAGCGGCTACCTCTCCGTCGCGCCCTACCACGCCGGCCACGGTAAGCAGACGCGCCGACAGATCGAGGAACGCCTCCAGTCCGGCGACCTCGACGCCGTGATCTCCACCAGCGCGCTCGAACTCGGGATCGACGTCGGGAGCGTGGACGCAACGGTCCTCTCGGGCTACCCAGGCTCCCGTCAGTCCTTCTGGCAGCGCCTCGGTCGCTCCGGCCGGGGCACCGAGGACGCGCTCTCGGTGCTCGTCGGCCGAGCGGACGCCATCGACCAGTACGTCCTCGACCATCCGGAGTTCCTCTTCGAGGACGACGTCGAGGACGCAGTGATCGACCTCGGCAACGACGCTGTCTACGCGCGGCACCTGTTGGCTGCCGCGAACGAACTGCCGATCGACCGCGACGACGAGCGGTGGTTCGGTGCGAGTGCCCTGCCGGCGGGTGAGGTTCAGGACGCCGACGACCGCCTCGACCGCGCCGTCTCGATGTGGCAGGAGGCCGGCGTGCTCGTCGGCGACCTCGACCGCGAGGTCCGCTACGACGGCCCGCCGCGTCCGGAGGCCGACGTCTCGATGTACGCGACGGACTCGGAGACGTTCCTCGTCGAGTGCGCGGATGGCGAAATCGACGTCGCGCCGATCGGGAAGGATCGCGCCTACCGGGAGTACCACCCGGGTGCGGTCGTGATCCACGACGGGACCGAGTACGAGGTCGTGGAGTTCGAGGAGGACCTGCCCCAGCCCCGCGTGACTCTCGCGGAGATCGAGGAGGACGTCTACACCAGGACCCACTCGACGAAGTCCGTCTCCGACGTCGAGGAGCGAACCAGCCGGGACCTCGGCGACGGCTGGCACCTGAAGTTCGGCGTCGGCACGGTCAGCGTCCACTACGCGCACTACGAGCGCCGCGACGTCCAGAGCGGCGACCTCGTTGGTCCGATCCAGGAGACCGGCCTCGGGCCAATCGAGTTGCGAACCCAGCTGACGTGGGTCGAGGCGCCGAAATCGCTGCGAGAGACGGCGCTGGAGGACGTGCCGCCCGAGGACCTCCTCGCCGAACCCGCCCAGTACGGACGGGGCCAGCGTCAGTACACCTTCCTCGGCGGTCTCCACGGCGCCGAGCACGCGATGATCGAACTCGCGCCGCTGGAACTCCGGCTCGACAGCTCCGAGATCGGCGGGCTGAGCATCGATCCCCACCCGGAAACCGGCGTGCCGACCTGGTTCATCCACGACGGCGTCGACGGCGGGATCGGGTACGCGCGGGGGATCTACGAGCACGCCGATTCGCTGGTGGCCCGGACTCGCGAGCACGTCGACACCTGTGGCTGTGACGGGGTTCGGGGCTGTCCGGCCTGCCTGATGGACGTCCAGTGTGGCAACCGCAACGAACCGTTGCATCGTCCGGCGACGATTGCGATCCTGTCCGAACTCGAGGAGCGACTCGATTAGCGAAGACCACGCTTGCCGCGAAACCCGACCGCGAACCGCTTGGAAGCCCCTCCCGCTCGACCGTCCGTCGCAGGTTCGGCGGGGACGACAAGCGTTTTTGCGAGGTGTCTCCACCGATCGAGCATGGACACGGTTACCGATGGCGAGGGAGAGACGCTCTACGTCGCCACCGACGAGGGCGACCGGGGCTCTCGCGGTCCGTTCTACGTCGCCTACCGGGATCCGGAGCGAGCGCGGCGCTACGGCTGGGTCTGTGGTGCCTGCGGGAGCCTCGACGCGATGATGGACACGATGGGCCGGATCGAGTGTGACAATTGCGGCAATCAGCGAAAGCCCACCGAGTGGGACGCCGCCCACGAGTGAGGAACTGGCTACGCGTCGCGCCCGAGCGGTTTCAGCGTGCGTATCACCGAACTTCCCGCACATTCTTTCGACGACCGTCGTACGCGAAGTTTTAGGGTGGTGCGTGCCGACAAGTAACACGAATGGAGAGTGTTACCGCGTCTCTCGCGACCAGAGCGCGATCGATTTTCGACGATCTGGGGTACACCGTCGTGGGTGAGGGGTCGGAGTTCCGTGCGGAACGTGACTGGAAAGTCGTCCGCGTGACCGCCACCGACGGCGAGGCCAATCCCGACGACGAGGGCTTGCACTGTTACGTGACGCCGAGCGAGCAGGTCGGCACGCTCCGTCGTCGGCTGGCAGGTGGGGACTCGGAGGAGTGGGCGATTATCGCGATCGACGGCGAGGACTACGAGGTCGTTCGCGCGCCGCCTGGTCCGGCGACGCCGACCTGAGCGAGCGACTGGTTTCTGGCCCGACGGACGGTCGTGGGCGGCGCTCCGTACCGATTCGAGTGGGTGATCTGGGGTATCCGAAAGCGCAGGCAGGAGCGGTGACGATGACCCAACACCTAAATGCCGTGCCGAATATTCCCGAAGCAATGCCCTCCACTGGCCTGTCTCGCCGTTCCCTCCTGACGGCGGCGAGCGGTGGCGCGGCCGCCGCGACCGCAGGCTGTTTCTCTCGCCTCCGGTCTCAGATCACCTACGATGCCGCCGATCCCATCTCGCTCAGCGTCAAGACCGTCCCGGCGGATCGGGATCCAAGCGCCGTGTTGCTCGGCAGGGAGCTCGCCGACCACCTCGAAACGGTCGGGATCGACGTCTCCCACGATCTGATCGACGAGGTCCAGTTGTTGCGGGACGCCTTCTTCAACCACGACTACGACCTGTTCGTCACCGAGATACCCGGTCATCGCGATCCCGACGAACTGCGCGCGCTCCTCCACTCGCAGTTCGCGCCGGAACTGGGGATGCAGAACCCCTTCGGCTACGCCTCGCCACGGACCGACGACCTCCTCGAAGCTCAGCGACGCCCGGCGACGGGCACCGACGATCCTGCATCCGACAATCCCGCATCCGACAATCTCGCGACCGACGATCGAGCGATGCTCGTCGAGCGGCTGCAACGACAACTCCTGGAACAACAGCCGTTTCTGACGGTCGTCTCCAGGCCGCACACGACCGCCGTCGCCTCCGACCTCACGTTCAGCGGCGGCGTCAGCTTCGCGTCGTCCCTCGCCTACCTCACGGTCGACCGCCCCGAGGGGGACCTCGACACGCTGACTGTCGGCCTCCAGCGCCCCAACGTCACGAGGAACCGGAACGTCCTCGCCGTCGAGTACCGTCTGCACGACCGGCTCACCGATCTCCTCTACGATCCGATCGTCCAGCGCGTAGGCGACCAGTACGTGCCGTGGCTCGCCGCGGAGTACTCCGTACACGGCCAGTCGAACACCATCACGGTCGATCTCCGCCCGAACCTGAGCTGGCACGACGGGACGCCGCTCACCGCGTCGGACGTGGCCTTCACCTACAGGTTCTGCAAGGACACGGCGCTCGGCGGGACCGACTCGCCCGTACCTGCACCGCGATTTCGCCAGCAGACGAGCCTCGTGCGCAGCGTGAGCGACGTGGACCAGACGACGGTCGAGATCGAACTCCACCCGACGCGGGTGGGGCTCGCCCCCACGGCGCTGACGGTTCCGGTGCTCCCCGAACACGTCTGGAACAGCCGCTCCTCGCTCCAGCACGAGTACTTCACCAGGGCCATCACTGCCTCTGTGTCCTCTCCCGTCGGCAGTGGCCCGCTTCGGTTCGACAGCGCGGAGGAGGGACAGTCACTCACGCTCCAGCGGTTCGACGACCACTTCCTCCGGACCACGTCCGATCTCCCGAACGCCCTCCAGCCGTTCGCGGGCGGTCCAGCCTACGAGACGCTCTCTGCGGAGAGCGCGCCGAACATCGGCGTCGTCCTCGACGACATCGCCGAGGGTCGCGTCCAGGTGCTCGACGGAACAGTCCCCGTGGATGACGTGCCCGACGCACGGGATCGAAGCGACGTCCGCGTCCTCGAATCGCCCACGCCCTCTTACTACCTGATCGGCATCAACACCCGTCGCCATCCGCTCTCGAACTACGCGTTCCGGTCGGCGCTCGGCCGACTGATCGACCGCGATCACGTCGTCGAGGCCGTCTTCGACGGCATCGCCATGGCGACGGAGACACCGCTCCACGACACGGCGTACGTCTCCGAGGAGCTACGGTGGGACGGGGAGAGCGTCACCGGTGGCTTCCCGGGCGAGGACGGCCAACTCGACCGAGACGCAGCTCGCCAGCTATTCCGGGACGCGGGCTTTCGCTACCAAGAAGGATCGCTTCGGGGCCGCTGACCGCACAGGCCGGAGGACGCACCGCGCCGGCGCGAGCTTTTATTTGCCCGCCTGCCGACGTATCAGGTCCATGGTGTTCAAGAAAATCACCCTGATCGGTACCAGCCCCGAGAGCTTCGACGCCGCGGCCGACGACGCGCTCGACCGCGCCGAAGACACCCTCGACAACATTCACTGGGCCGAGGTCGACGAACTCGGCGTGGAGGTCGCCTCCGTCGCGGACCGCGAGTACCAGGCAGAGGTCACCGTCGCTTTCGAACTCGACCAGTAACCGTCGACGGCGCGGAGTCGCCGCCGCAGTTTTCTCCGCCGATTTCGCGGTCGATCCGTGATCGTCGACTCCGTCGATCGGTCTCGAGCGTCGATTTCCTCGATCGATCCCTACGATTCGATCCCCTCGATCGCACGGAGGCGCCGCCGCACCGCCCCCGGTGTAGCGCCGCGCCCGTCGTCGACGCGATGATCGGGTAACACGAGCGGGATCGGATTTGCCGACAGCGCCGACTGCACGGTGGCCGCGGCGTCGTCGCCATCCGGATCGAGTCCCGGCGTCCGTCGGACCAGCGACTCGACGGTGGTGGTCTCACCGTAGGGAACCGTCCGGAGCGTCTGGAGGACGGCGCGCTGGTCGCTCGGAATCGTCAGTGCGATCTCGACGTCGCGGAAGTCGTCCTCGGTCTCCTGTTCGGCGTAGGCCTCGATCCGGTCGAGCAGTTCGTGTTCGGATTCGGCGTTCGCCTCGGGCGTCGCCGGGAACGAACACTGGATGAGCTTCCCGCTCGCGACGCCGAGCTGGACCGTGGCGTCGAGGCTGGGCACGGAGCGCGCGTAAATTCCGCCGAGTTCGTCCATGTCCGCACTCGAACGCGTGGATGGAAAACAGTCCCGCAGGACGATGGCTGATCGCCACGGGGAGTTCGCGGCACCGTCGTGTTCAGGACGATCGTTCCACACAGTTGCAGCGACTGCAACACTGCTGCACTTCTTAGGGGGCAGGCGGTACGACCGGGGCGTATGGCTCCGACCAGACGCCGTGTATTGCAGGCACTGGGCGCTGCCAGCGCTGCCGCGATCGCGGGCTGTTCGAGCGACGGTGGTGGCGGCTCGGGCGACGACGGGAACGACTCCACCGGCGGCTCCACCGACGCCCCTGCAGCGGACGACGGCGACGCGACCGGGGACGGCAGTGCGCAGGACGAACCGCAGTCGCCGGAGGCTGCCGCCCGACAGCTCGTCGACCACCTCTTCGCTGGCGAGTACGAGGCCGGTCAGGCGCTGTTCGTGGAGGCGTACCAGTCGCGGGCGACGCCGGCGATCCTCGAGCGGCTCCGCCTCGGGTTCAACGCCGCAGGTGGCGCGTTCCAGGAGATTACGGGCGTCGAGACGAGCGTCCGCTCGGGGCTCGATGCGGTCGACCTGACGCTCCAGCTCGAACGGACGACCGCGCCGTTCCGGGTCACGGTCACGCAGGACGTCCAGATCCGGTCCGCCATCATCGCTGGGGAGTACGAGCGCGCCAGCTACGCCGATGCCGGGCGCTTCGACGCGACGGAGCACACGCTCGAACCCGGCGGGTGTCAGCTTGGCGCGACGGTCACGACACCAGCTGACGCAGAGCAGGCGCCAGGGGTCGTCCTCGTTCACGGGAGCGGCCCGAGCGATCGCGACCTGACGGTGGGCGCGAACAAACCCTACCGCGACCTCGCGGAGGGGCTGGCGAGCCGCGGCGTCGCCGTCCTGCGCTACGAGAAACGCACCTTCGCCTGCAACGTGGCGGCTGCGGAGCACACCGTCGATCACGTGACCGTCGACGACGCGCTTCACGCCCTCTCGTGGTTCCGCAACCGCGACGACGTCCTCGCCGACGACGTGGCGGTCGTCGGGCACAGCCTCGGTGCGATGATGGCGCCGGAGATTGCACGCCGGGACGGTCGGGTCGCCGGGGCGGTGGGCCTCGCCGCGCCGACGCGTCCGCTCGCGGACGTCTTCCTCGACCAGGTCGACCACCTCGCGTCCGTCGGCGAACACACGCCCTCGGGAATCGAACAACAGCGCAACCAGTGGCAGCGCGCAGCCGAGCAGATTCGCACCGGCAACTTCGAGGACGACGAGTCGCTGCTGGGCTATCCCGGGGCGCTCTGGCGGAGTCTCGACGGCTACGATCCGGTCGCGACGGCCGAAGGCCTCGACGTCCCCCAGCACTACCTCCAGGGCGGTCGCGACTACCAGGTCACCGTCGAAGACGACTTCGCGGCGTGGCAATCTGCCTTCGGCGACGCGGACGACGTCGCGCTCTCCGCCTACGACCCGCTCAACCACGCGTTTCTCCCCGGCCAGGGCCCGTCGGTCCCGCAGGCATACGCCGTCCCCAACCAGGTCTCCGAGTCGGTCGTCGCCGACCTCGCGGCCTGGCTGCAGCGTTGAGCGCTGTGCTGTGAGTCCCGCTGACGCGCTCGCCCTCCACTCGTGCGACGTTCGGCCCCCTCCGCCCGTTGACGTTCGGGCCCTCCCGCCCGCTTCCTACTTCGGTATACCTTCCGATCCTGCGCGCTTCCTGGGCTCCCCTGCACGCGTCTGTGGGCCGGTCCCCTCTTGCACCGTCGAACACCCCGTCGACCCCGTCCCACTTGCAGCGTCCCCGCAACGTCTTGTGTCCGGCCCTCCTCGCCCGGCGTATGCAGACCGTGCGTACCCTGCTCGTCGACGCGTTCACGGACGAACCGCTCTCGGGGAACGCCGCCGGCGTGGTGCCCGACGCCGCGGGTCTCTCCGAACCCCAGCGGCAGGCGATCGCCCGCGAACTGTCCGTCAGCGAGACTGCGTTCCTGGCGAACGGCGACGGCGCGGACTACCGGATTCAGTACTTCACGCCGACGCAGCCAGTGGACCTCTGTGGCCACGCGACCATCGGCACGTTCGCGGGCCTCGCCGCCACCGACGCGATCGGTGCTGGAACGGTCGAGGTGGAGACGCCCGTCGGCGTCCTCGAGGTGACTGTCGAGGACGACGGCTCCGTCTGGATGACGCAGGACGACCCGACGATCCGGCGGGTCGACCTCGACCGCGAACGGCTCGCGGCGGCGCTCGGTCTCCGGCCCTCCGCGGTCACGGACCTCGAATCCGAACTGCCGCTCGCGGTCTCCTCGACCGGGCTTCCCTGGCTGCTCGTCCCGGTCGCCTTCCTCTCACAGCTCGGTGATGCCGATCCGGACCTCGACGCCGTCGCCGAGATCGCCGACGAGGTCGACGCCGTCGGCATCTATCCGTTCACCTTCGACACGCTGGAGCGCGAGGCGCACGTCCACGCCCGGGCCTTCGCGCCGGGTGCTGGCGTCCCGGAAGACCCCGTGACGGGAACGGCCAGTGGCGCAACCGGCGCGTTCCTCCGCCACGTCGGCGCGTTCGACGGCGACCTCCCCGAGGAACTCCTGATCGAACAGGGTCACTACGTCGAGCGGCCCGGCACGGTGCGGGTTCGCGCCGGCGAGAAAATCCGCGTCGGCGGGAACGGGGCGCTGGCGCTCGACGGCGAGTTGCGCGTCCCCGAGATGGAGTCCGACGACATCCTGGAAGCCTGATCGGGCTGCGACTGGTGGCGTGAGCGAGTCGTCTCAGGAGTTCCGGTAGTACTCGCCGTCATCGGTATCGCCCTCCCACTCGAAGCCGTCGTCGGGTTCGTCGTCGGCTTCGGACTCGTCGTCGCTCGTCGGTTCCTCCACACCGTCCGACGGTCCGTCCTCGCCAGCCTCGGAACCGGCCTCCGTCTCCGCAGGATCGTCGGATCCGGCAGCTGCTGATCCGGTTCCTGCAGCCTGCGCGTCGTCGCCCGTATCGTCAGCGGTATGGCTCTCGACCGCCTCCTCGCTCGTCGCATCAGTCCCGATCGCATCCGGTCCGGACTCGTCCACGGTGCTGTCGACGGACGCAGCGCCACCAGCCGCGGCAGCACTGGCGGGTTCTGCGCCGCCAGCGGCGCTCCCGTCGTCGCTCCCGAACTCGTCGCTGCCCAGTTCGTCGCCACGGACCTGCTGTTCGAGCCGCGTCGTCTTGCGGTTCACCTGCTGGACGTCCGCCTCGACGTCGGCGATTCGATCGTCGACCTTGCTCGCGGCGGTACTCGCGATCCGCTCCTCGTCGACGAGTTCGTCGATCTGGTTCTCGATCGCCTTTCGCATGGTGTGGTGGCGCACCGCCGAGCGACCCAGCTGCCAGACGATGAGCCCGAGGACGAATCCGCCGGCGATCATCGGGATACTCGCGGGCTGGCCGGCGTCGGAGGGATCGCCAAAGGCGATTTCGCTCAGAAAGGCGCCCGCTCCGAGCCAGACGCCAGCGGCGACGATTCCGATGCCGAGAAGGAAGGGAAGCAGGGCCAGCGCGCGGTCGTAGAGGCTCCACCGGAGTGCCGACTTGAGTTGCATGCACACGGGTAGGGGTCGGGATTGGCTTAAACCCAATCCCCGATCGGGCCCCGGTCGGAATCCGGATTCGTCGTCTCCGGGGCCGAACCTGATCGGCAGGCTCGTGCACCTGTCCGGTCAGCGCCGTACGTCGAATCCCGAGAGTCCCTCGGGCGGTTCGCGCTCGACCTCCACAGCTTCGACCGACGCCGCTGGGCTGCCCTCGTGGCAGAACTCGACCATCTCCGTCACCTGCTCGTCGGTCCCCTCGAAGACCGCCTCGACCCGGCCGTCCTCGAGGTTGCGAACCCAGCCGTCGACGCCCACCGCTTCGGCTCGATCCCGCGTCGTCGCCCGGAAGAAGACGCCCTGGACGCGGCCGGTCACGAACACGTGTGCGCGACGACGATCCTCGGTCTGCTCACTCATGCCTGCCCGTTCGGGGGCTCGGCAAAAAACGGTGTCCACGGAAGGTGTCCGCCTACTCCGCGAGCCTGAGGACGGCGTAGTGGAATGCTCCGTCGCCGACCGGCCGGGTCTCGGTCTTCCCGACCTCGAACGGGACCGGCGCGTCGAAGATGGGACCGTCGTAGACGAAGGTGTGGAAGCTGCCGTGCTGGCCGCACGGTTCGACGCCCTCGGAGAGCGCCGCGAGCCTCGCTGGCTGCTCGTCGCTGCCAATCGTCGGTGGGGACGGCGGCAGCGGTGGACTCTCCTACGGCGACACCGTCGAGGACGAGATCGTCGCCGACGGTCCGCGCGATCCGATCTACAACGATCTCGCGACGCCCCACGAGTTCAGCGGCTCCTCGGGCGATCGCATCCGGGCAACGCAGGACTCCCAGGCGTTCGACTGCTGGCTGCTCGTGGTCGACGGCAACGACAACCTCGTCGTGGAGAACGACGACCGCAGCATG from Salinarchaeum sp. Harcht-Bsk1 includes these protein-coding regions:
- a CDS encoding DEAD/DEAH box helicase, coding for MTEYDGSDADRRNGGWSEHAEILDPAHFEARFPDYDDQIVHTRTQPAESAETVPAADVLPSDLADRLGHDLYAHQADAIERLRDGENVAVATPTASGKTLVYALYVALRKRADPDARAIVCYPTKALARDQRASIADLYRRLGLDFEVAVYDGDTPGHRRPEIRENADVVMTNAAGLNVYLAHHTQWRECFGNCALLVIDEAHAASGIHGMHVAWVLRRLRRVLDFYDADPRIVCTSATIGNPAEHALRLTGEEHAVVDADGSPHGRREIAFWKPPLEDDLGEDYGMDEYLGAVKRAGAATGEIVAHLGLHGVQTLAFSRSRQGTELTAKGAERAASDHPAGGGSGAGSGYLSVAPYHAGHGKQTRRQIEERLQSGDLDAVISTSALELGIDVGSVDATVLSGYPGSRQSFWQRLGRSGRGTEDALSVLVGRADAIDQYVLDHPEFLFEDDVEDAVIDLGNDAVYARHLLAAANELPIDRDDERWFGASALPAGEVQDADDRLDRAVSMWQEAGVLVGDLDREVRYDGPPRPEADVSMYATDSETFLVECADGEIDVAPIGKDRAYREYHPGAVVIHDGTEYEVVEFEEDLPQPRVTLAEIEEDVYTRTHSTKSVSDVEERTSRDLGDGWHLKFGVGTVSVHYAHYERRDVQSGDLVGPIQETGLGPIELRTQLTWVEAPKSLRETALEDVPPEDLLAEPAQYGRGQRQYTFLGGLHGAEHAMIELAPLELRLDSSEIGGLSIDPHPETGVPTWFIHDGVDGGIGYARGIYEHADSLVARTREHVDTCGCDGVRGCPACLMDVQCGNRNEPLHRPATIAILSELEERLD
- a CDS encoding ABC transporter substrate-binding protein; protein product: MPSTGLSRRSLLTAASGGAAAATAGCFSRLRSQITYDAADPISLSVKTVPADRDPSAVLLGRELADHLETVGIDVSHDLIDEVQLLRDAFFNHDYDLFVTEIPGHRDPDELRALLHSQFAPELGMQNPFGYASPRTDDLLEAQRRPATGTDDPASDNPASDNLATDDRAMLVERLQRQLLEQQPFLTVVSRPHTTAVASDLTFSGGVSFASSLAYLTVDRPEGDLDTLTVGLQRPNVTRNRNVLAVEYRLHDRLTDLLYDPIVQRVGDQYVPWLAAEYSVHGQSNTITVDLRPNLSWHDGTPLTASDVAFTYRFCKDTALGGTDSPVPAPRFRQQTSLVRSVSDVDQTTVEIELHPTRVGLAPTALTVPVLPEHVWNSRSSLQHEYFTRAITASVSSPVGSGPLRFDSAEEGQSLTLQRFDDHFLRTTSDLPNALQPFAGGPAYETLSAESAPNIGVVLDDIAEGRVQVLDGTVPVDDVPDARDRSDVRVLESPTPSYYLIGINTRRHPLSNYAFRSALGRLIDRDHVVEAVFDGIAMATETPLHDTAYVSEELRWDGESVTGGFPGEDGQLDRDAARQLFRDAGFRYQEGSLRGR
- a CDS encoding MGMT family protein, with translation MDELGGIYARSVPSLDATVQLGVASGKLIQCSFPATPEANAESEHELLDRIEAYAEQETEDDFRDVEIALTIPSDQRAVLQTLRTVPYGETTTVESLVRRTPGLDPDGDDAAATVQSALSANPIPLVLPDHRVDDGRGATPGAVRRRLRAIEGIES
- a CDS encoding ribonuclease H-like domain-containing protein, translating into MQHGRLAVVDSDALDGLATAQLRDAIAATDPHALLATTPNTRIRLRSALPEFDRPVVAPGSDQAGGELSIGAVGDVQVAVAGSTASVADLAALETAGEIDATTHTYVLTDALDLSVRPTELRTVRQGVAAYRRAIATGERDADHALRGSYTHLSTNLPTDYYGEWGELTVRGVAPGSIDGAPSGGPGSTETAIASLELGVDGTVSSGDLRAASLGLRAIDGVGEQRARTLREAGYPDREALAKADVATLADLDDLARSTATSIVNCARAFEAGRVRRRTDERLPGPEPIFVDIETDGLSPSTAWLIGVLDREADQPYRSFLAADPDRPVEALESFCAWYAERVDQGSQRPLVAYNGQPFDFPVLAELIEMHCPEYRTVWADAWTFDPYAWAIRDGNASFPARTNRLEDVATALGFDDGETTKHANALPLDGAEVARVYRTWQADPSPETEPDWEALEAYCEADVRALAHVYDAIDAADRTAGDSGGAVREPTAETTQGSLGDF
- a CDS encoding DUF5816 domain-containing protein, whose protein sequence is MDTVTDGEGETLYVATDEGDRGSRGPFYVAYRDPERARRYGWVCGACGSLDAMMDTMGRIECDNCGNQRKPTEWDAAHE
- a CDS encoding alkaline phosphatase family protein, whose protein sequence is MYETDASAALLERCRRDEIVHPDYGGYCIEGVPGTAAGVLGVDVGQPDPSGVSDVSASLPAETLGGAVGASSPAEAHSDVSHPDLSQVVVLVIDGLGWHRFHRDASDRRFVGRFLERGSVTPLTSVLPSSTGAAIPTLHTGAPPAEHGVLGWDVRLPEHDAIVEAFPHAVRDGVEETTPPIPPSGVVRSEPIYPALEAADVETRVVQPAGTLGTAYANATFRGATQVPYDGIEDGAEVLRSVLESSAGPSYTYVYVPDVDAVSHTSGSDSAAYHEVLETVCSALARALYDDLDAATARETLLLVTADHGFVDFDPGPEGCLDPTTIQAVADALERRPNGDPVPPWGDYRVSHLAVRDGERATVRRTLEARGAIVFDDETVTDVELFGPAPSSAFQRRCGDLVCTHPERKIVHPAAERIVPKIGMHGGPTARELLVPFAAARVSRLRCENE
- a CDS encoding dodecin, which encodes MVFKKITLIGTSPESFDAAADDALDRAEDTLDNIHWAEVDELGVEVASVADREYQAEVTVAFELDQ